In Acinetobacter sp. WCHAc010034, a genomic segment contains:
- a CDS encoding methionine ABC transporter permease, protein MRDLIVQWLTEVTAPFWKSSLSIDQFVTALQETFHMVFFAMLFGCIWGFIQAIILFTSRPAGILPNRIIYHGLNPIVNALRSLPFIILLIAVIPLTKVLVGTSIGTWAAIVPLTIYVGPYIGRLIETSLLEVNEGIIESAQAMGASPWQIIFKFVLPESRSSLILNLTTATISLIGATAMAGAVGAGGIGDLAISYGYQRFDTSVVILTVIVLLILVQLVQSLGDWLSRMR, encoded by the coding sequence ATGAGAGATTTAATTGTCCAATGGCTGACTGAAGTCACTGCGCCGTTCTGGAAAAGCTCGCTGTCGATTGACCAGTTCGTGACTGCCCTGCAGGAAACCTTCCACATGGTGTTCTTCGCCATGCTGTTCGGCTGCATTTGGGGCTTTATTCAAGCCATTATTCTGTTTACCTCCCGCCCTGCCGGCATTTTGCCGAACCGTATTATTTATCACGGCCTGAACCCGATTGTGAATGCGCTGCGTTCCCTGCCCTTTATTATCCTGCTGATTGCGGTGATTCCGCTGACTAAAGTCCTGGTTGGCACATCGATTGGCACTTGGGCGGCTATTGTGCCTTTAACGATTTATGTCGGCCCGTATATTGGCCGCCTGATTGAAACTTCTTTGCTGGAAGTGAATGAAGGCATTATTGAATCCGCGCAAGCGATGGGCGCTTCGCCGTGGCAGATTATTTTCAAGTTTGTGCTGCCGGAGTCACGCAGTTCGCTGATCTTGAATTTAACCACAGCAACCATCAGCCTGATTGGCGCAACCGCAATGGCCGGCGCAGTTGGCGCAGGCGGTATTGGCGACTTGGCGATTTCTTACGGCTATCAGCGTTTTGATACCAGCGTGGTGATTTTAACTGTAATTGTGCTGCTGATTTTAGTGCAATTGGTGCAAAGCCTAGGCGACTGGCTGTCACGCATGCGCTAA
- a CDS encoding IS1 family transposase, with protein MQITLEIKCPTCLSDSIKKNGIKVDGKQNYQCKDCKRQFIGDHALSYLGCNSGITRKILQLMVRGSGIRDIAEVERISIGKVLRTLTESAYQIQPKQSHYESLEVDEFWTFVGNKNNKQWLIYAYHRETGEIVAYVWGKRDLATVQRLKTKLKQLGIHYTRIASDHWDSFITAFKNCKQSIGKLFTVGIEGNNCKIRHRIRRGFRRSCNFSKKLENHFKAFDLTFFYINNGFI; from the coding sequence ATGCAAATAACTCTAGAAATCAAATGTCCAACCTGCCTCAGTGACAGTATAAAGAAAAATGGCATCAAAGTAGATGGGAAACAAAACTACCAATGCAAAGACTGCAAACGTCAGTTTATTGGTGACCATGCTCTGAGCTATCTAGGATGTAATTCTGGCATTACTCGTAAAATATTACAGTTAATGGTCAGAGGCAGCGGTATACGAGATATCGCTGAAGTTGAGCGCATTAGTATCGGTAAAGTCTTACGGACTTTAACTGAATCGGCCTATCAAATTCAGCCTAAACAAAGTCATTATGAATCTCTCGAAGTAGATGAATTCTGGACTTTTGTTGGAAATAAAAATAATAAACAATGGCTTATTTACGCCTACCATCGAGAAACAGGTGAGATTGTTGCTTATGTTTGGGGTAAGAGAGATTTAGCTACAGTCCAAAGGTTGAAGACAAAGCTTAAACAATTAGGTATTCACTACACCCGAATTGCAAGTGATCATTGGGACAGTTTCATCACTGCTTTTAAAAACTGCAAGCAAAGTATTGGTAAGTTGTTTACTGTAGGAATTGAAGGTAATAATTGCAAAATAAGGCATCGAATAAGGCGTGGTTTTAGAAGAAGTTGCAATTTCTCCAAAAAGCTTGAAAACCATTTTAAAGCCTTCGACTTAACCTTCTTTTACATCAATAATGGCTTCATTTAA